A genome region from Purpureocillium takamizusanense chromosome 8, complete sequence includes the following:
- a CDS encoding uncharacterized protein (COG:S~EggNog:ENOG503P2FS) has translation MSPPSAANVAPPPSSSSSLLPRPGAAAAAAAPPRMPVKQKMAVSLKSLMSSVLGRGSGSGSGSGPPGVTELFAKTDPARDGDECLHDCDSCTVRYPRGFKIDEDDLMYGHVKGWSTHLLVGTGKTDWVRDVADEKGSVMEAINKADAPTNGRLMLSASNMPTPHDTSDYSEPTTVLLLPAFTLVDSVHPRNVPTLIAELISRAPTNTSPLGNTTPLPRSIPSPQHPSSSSSPSVIPDLLTRPCPHSAVILMCSQKTRDARCGQSAPLLRKELERHLRPLGLYRDLHDERPGGVGIYFISHVGGHKYSANVMVYRRPNAFGQDEEEEDEQNSASDAHHPNGTANGNGNGVANGNSSSANGKPGDGDSDTSAGLGAGQCIWLARVKPEDCENLVRYTVLKGKVVKPETQLRGGFDRVKGLTSW, from the exons ATGTCGCCCCCTTcggccgccaacgtcgcccccccgccctcttcctcctcctccttgctcCCACGcccaggcgcagcagcagcagcagcagctccgccgcgcATGCCAGTCAAGCAAAAGATGGCCGTCTCGCTCAAGTCTCTCATGTCGTCGGTGCTGGGCCGGGGCTCCGGGTCCGGCTCCGGGTCCGGCCCCCCCGGGGTCACGGAGCTGTTCGCCAAGACGGACccggcgcgcgacggcgacgagtgcCTGCACGACTGCGACAGCTGCACCGTGCGCTACCCGCGCGGCTTCAAGATCGATGAGGACGACCTCATGTACGGCCACGTCAAGGGCTGGAGCACCcacctgctcgtcggcaccggcaagacCGACTGGGTGCgcgacgtggccgacgagaagGGTAGCGTCATGGAGGCTATAAACAAGGCGGATGCGCCCACCAACGGG CGACTCATGCTCTCCGCCTCCAACATGCCCACCCCCCACGACACCAGCGACTACTCGGAGCCCACCACCGTCCTCCTCCTACCCGCCTTCACCCTCGTCGACAGCGTCCACCCCCGCAACGTCCCCACCCTCATCGCCGAGCTCATCAGCCGCGCGCCCACAAACACCTCGCCCCTGGGCAacacgacgccgctgccgcgctcCATACCCAGCCCGCAGcatccctcctcctcctcctccccctccgtcaTCCCCGACCTACTCACCCGCCCCTGCCCCCACAGCGCCGTCATCCTCATGTGCAGCCAGAAGACGCGCGACGCCCGCTGCGGCCAGAGTgccccgctgctgcgcaaggagctcgagcgccACCTCCGGCCCCTCGGCCTGTACCGCGACCTGCACGACGAGCGGCCCGGTGGCGTCGGCATCTACTTCATCagccacgtcggcggccacaAGTACTCGGCCAACGTCATGGTGTACCGCCGGCCCAACGCCTTTGgccaggacgaggaggaggaggatgagcagAATTCCGCCTCGGATGCCCACCATCCCAACGGAAccgccaacggcaacggcaacggcgtggcgaacggcaacagcagcagcgccaacggcaagcccggcgacggcgacagtGACACTAgcgccggccttggcgccgggcAGTGCATCtggctcgcccgcgtcaAGCCCGAGGACTGCGAGAACTTGGTCCGCTATACGGtcctcaagggcaaggtggTCAAGCCCGAGACCCAGCTGAGAGGCGGCTTCGACCGCGTCAAGGGCCTGACGAGCTGGTAG
- a CDS encoding uncharacterized protein (SECRETED:SignalP(1-17~SECRETED:cutsite=ALS-AP~SECRETED:prob=0.1432)), whose product MKFSQALVASWATLALSAPAMHAPGSGAPGAGGLNVPPVPEVDNNIDQAAKGPTSSPPPPPSSGTKGEDGEPGVVDEDTCEILAEDGQDGDEKNKKEQDGSGKGEDGQPGSGEESKPQVPGAPTSTISASTPAPTQSGSPTDSQGEDECLPEEPADGGEEPSGPAPGEESSEGGEGGDADECEAEDEAEDGGKTDDAGDDDECEGDDGMPGTENKPTGPNGSQTPGQDGSKVPGKMPTDGSDGDSSSPRPGPYPSTGSDGSDASPPTRGQDADNEGVPTPGKPGQGGDRPNGPSRPAKPTSGDARPQGPFSPAKPGNKGDRPSPAKPGSSSPDDEEPSQGGEPVTSHDDDNSPTPGGSGKYPDNTRPTRPSKVPGKGGKSKTPSGKVHSGDSSYRKTSTSSESSRKTNVNIENETETACEQGQCGGSSSPPQDSSSTPGNGPSSPKAPGRGKTPIGSYPDKDGSPGSSTPKVPGTKGKGPVGDDSSSSPSTPGSTPSGPSDTEIPGGNVPSKQPPSGMPGPNVPGKKTPSGTPSSTGSETTTPSADGEDGDECVDDKEEEPSAEDDECLPEEEDKTEEDKAEEDECVVDETDSATPTTGAESTTTPTATASPDSDKPSTESADDECPPDSDNEVDSVLSSKSA is encoded by the coding sequence ATGAAGTTCTCCCAGGCACTCGTCGCCTCCTGGGCCACCCTCGCCCTTTCTGCCCCGGCGATGCACGCGCCGGGCAGTGGCGCTCCCGGCGCCGGAGGCTTGAACGTTCCCCCCGTTCCGGAGGTCGACAACAATATTGACCAGGCTGCCAAGGGGCctacgtcgtcgccgccgccgccgccgtcgtccggtACCAAGGGAGAAGACGGGGAGCCGGGCGTGGTCGATGAAGACACTTGTGAGATCCTGGCCGAGGATggccaggacggcgacgagaagaacaagaaggaGCAGGATGGCTCCGGCAAGGGGGAAGACGGCCAGCCCGGTTCCGGAGAGGAGTCTAAGCCGCAGGTCCCCGGTGCGCCGACCAGCACCATCTCTGCTTCCACGCCCGCTCCCACGCAGTCTGGCTCCCCCACCGACAGCCAGGGAGAGGATGAGTGCCTTCCTGAGGAGCCCGCCGATGGTGGCGAGGAGCCCAGCGGCCCTGCCCCTGGCGAGGAGTCTTCTGAGGGAGGCGAAGGAGGTGATGCGGACGAgtgcgaggccgaggacgaggccgaggacggcggcaagacggacGATGCCGGAGATGACGATGAgtgcgagggcgacgacggcatgccGGGCACTGAAAACAAGCCCACTGGTCCCAACGGTAGCCAGACCCCCGGCCAGGACGGATCCAAGGTTCCAGGTAAGATGCCCACTGACGGCTCGGATGGCGACAGCTCTTCGCCTCGCCCCGGGCCTTACCCTTCCACGGGCTCCGACGGAAGCGACGCTTCTCCCCCCACGAGGGGCCAAGATGCCGACAACGAAGGGGTCCCTACCCCGGgcaagccaggccagggaGGCGATCGCCCCAATGGGCCCTCCCGCCCGGCCAAGCCTACCAGTGGAGATGCCCGTCCCCAGGGCCCTTTCTCTCCGGCTAAGCCTGGCAACAAGGGCGACCGCCCCTCTCCCGCGAAGCCTGGTTCCTCTTCCCCCGATGATGAGGAGCCCTCtcagggcggcgagcctgTGACCTctcatgacgacgacaactcGCCGACCCCTGGTGGCTCTGGCAAGTACCCTGACAACACCCGCCCGACTCGGCCCTCAAAGGTCcccggcaagggcggcaagtcCAAGACTCCCAGCGGAAAGGTCCATAGCGGTGACTCTTCCTACCGCAAGACGTCCACTTCGAGCGAGTCCAGCCGCAAGACCAACGTCAACATCGAAAACGAAACCGAAACGGCTTGCGAGCAGGGTCaatgcggcggcagctcttCCCCGCCCCAAGACTCCTCCAGCACCCCAGGCAACggcccgtcctcgcccaaGGCGCCAGGTCGTGGCAAGACTCCCATCGGCTCGTACCCTGACAAGGACGGTTCTCCGGGCTCGTCCACCCCCAAGGTGCCGGGCACCAAGGGAAAGGGCCCGGTCGGTgacgactcctcctcctccccttcgaCGCCTGGAAGCACGCCCTCCGGCCCTTCCGACACTGAGATCCCCGGCGGCAATGTTCCCAGCAAGCAGCCTCCCTCTGGCATGCCTGGCCCCAATGTTCCCGGCAAGAAGACTCCCTCCGGCacgcccagcagcaccggGAGCGAGACCACGACGCCCtctgccgacggcgaggacggcgacgagtgcGTCGAtgacaaggaggaggagcccagcgccgaggatgacgagtGCCTCcctgaggaggaggacaagaccgaggaggacaaggccgaggaggacgagtgCGTCGTAGACGAGACCGACTCCGCCACCCCTACCACCGGCGCCGagtccaccaccactcccaccgcgacggccagcccggACAGTGACAAGCCGAGCACCGAGTCTGCAGACGATGAGTGCCCCCCCGACTCGGACAACGAGGTCGACTCTGTCCTCTCGTCGAAGAGCGCCTAG
- a CDS encoding uncharacterized protein (TransMembrane:1 (o6-27i)~EggNog:ENOG503P4Q4~COG:B) produces MVQRNHVIAIIIIVLFAILALVSFGIWKLVHTARRDLSVTSASSRSSGSDSLVDNP; encoded by the coding sequence atggtgcAGCGAAACCatgtcatcgccatcatcatcatcgtcctctTCGCCATCCTGGCGCTCGTGTCCTTTGGCATCTGGAAGCTGGTGCACACGGCGAGGAGAGACCTGAGCGTCACGTCGGCGTCTAGCCGGAGCAGCGGCTCTGATTCTCTGGTGGATAATCCCTGA
- a CDS encoding uncharacterized protein (EggNog:ENOG503P4Q4~COG:B), with amino-acid sequence MFLFNQLRATFTRSANMPPALSDDEQSDFEQPGIPIRASNSNSAEDDFASDDDEPSANGGPVNGAGADDEGDEEDDGEAAEDLEEDEFIVEAVTKHMIDDDGSLKFLVKWEGWEKKSDMTWEPEDNLLESASEILEEYLKSIGGRDSIFEETEKAARGKKRGRASTGATTAPKRSRKNGAAGHPAESTPPASAKKWSPPAGSWEDEIESIDACEDEGNGKLVVYLIWKNGSKTKHDTSVIYKKCPQKMLQFYERHVKIIRDESRLATD; translated from the exons CTCTCAGTGATGACGAGCAATCCGACTTTGAGCAGCCCGGAATCCCCATCCGCGCTTCCAACTCCAACTCAGCCGAAGATGACTttgccagcgacgacgacgagccgagCGCCAATGGAGGTCCCGTGAATGGCGCGGgtgcagacgacgagggtgacgaagaggacgacggtGAGGCCGCCGAAGACCTCGAAGAGGACGA GTTCATCGTGGAAGCCGTCACGAAGCACATGATTGACGACGAT GGATCACTTAAGTTTCTCGTCAAGTGGGAAGGATGGGAGAAAAAGTCGGACATGACGTGGGAGCCTGAGGATAACTTGCT GGAATCGGCATCCGAGATTCTCGAGGAGTACCTCAAGTCGATTGGCGGTCGCGATAGTATCTTTgaggagacggagaaggcggcgcgaggcaaGAAGCGTGGCCGCGCATCAACTGGGGCCACGACAGCGCCAAAGCGCTCGCGAAAGAACGGTGCCGCTGGCCACCCTGCGGAGTCGACACCGCCCGCCAGTGCGAAGAAGTGGAGTCCGCCTGCGGGATCGTGGGAGGACGAGATCGAGTCGATTGACGCCTGCGAAGACGAGGGCAACGGCAAGCTGGTCGTCTACCTCATCTGGAAGAACGGCAGCAAGACCAAGCACGACACGTCGGTCATCTATAAAAAGTGCCCGCAAAAG ATGCTTCAATTCTACGAGCGACACGTCAAGATCATTAGGGACGAGAGCAGATTGGCAACTGATTGA